The DNA window CCACTCGTCATAGCATACGAAGCCCGCAGTTTACCAAAGCTCAGTTTGGGTACGTTAACCAGATCACTGAAAACAAGCGCACCCGTTACCGACGGCGTAAAGATGGCACGGTTAGCACTTGGTAGCGTTGAGTATGCATCGTAACGACCCGTCGTACTCAACGTAAGGAAGGTTTTGTACGCCAAGTCGACGTTATAATACGCCGAATTGACCTGTGTATTCGCTACATCATACGTCCGGTTGTAGTTCACTACGTTGTTATAGCTATACAGGTAAGGCAACACAAATGGGCTGCCGTTGATACCGATTTTCTCGTAACTATTTTTCCGAATGTTCCCGCCCAATATGGCATTGACCGAGATATCCGACGTAATACTCTTGTTGATACCAAGTAATCCGTCGACGTTTAACTCTGTCCGCTGTGCGTTCGACAACTCATCCAGACCACCCTGTCCTTTGGGGTTCGAACTGATCGAATAGGCCGTTCCCCAGGGAGTAACCTTGAAAATGCGGTCGTTCGAGTTATCATAACCAACCCGTGCCTGCGCGTAGATCCATTCAGCAAACTGGTATTTAGTTGATACCATTGAGATGATCCGCTTACGGTCGACGTTGTTGACAAACTGGTTAGTAACGAAATACGGGTTCGTCACGTAATTGTCGTCACTAAATACAATCTCCCGTCCTGTCGTTGGGTTGAAGCCCGGTGCCAAAATACGCTCATCGATATTGGTGGCCAGCAGCAAACCGTTGTTGGCGTTCATTGGGCCATCACTCAGAATCGGTTTGTTTTTAACGCGCTCGTCGATGTAGTTAGCCAGCACGCTAAAGCTTAATTTCGATGTGATGTTCTGATCAGCCGTCAGATTGATCGTTTTCCGACCTAAACCACTATTGTCGATAATAGCCTGACTTGATAGATTCGACAGCGACAAGCGAAATGAACCATTATCTCCACCTTTCGTCACCGAGACAGTATTGGTGAAGTTGGAACCCATGCGGTAAAAATTCTTGATGTTATTCCGCTGAGCAACGTAGGGATACTGGTTACCGTCAAACTGGATAACGTTCGTACCATCTAACTTAGCACCCCAGCTATACCGGCCTGACTGCTGCGCGGCATCAACCGTGGTCGGTTTCTGTCCATACTGACCCTGTCCATACTGATATTGAAAATCAGTGTAGTTTAACGGCTGGTCAGTCGTCAGGTTCATGTTGTAATCGACTGCGAAATCACCTTTTTTACCTTTCTTGGTCGTTACCAGAATAACGCCGTTTGAGGCCCGCGCACCATAGAGAGCCGATGCCGACTGCCCTTTCAGAACTGTCATCGTTTCAATATCGTCAGGGTTCAGGTTACCAAGACCGTCACCACCATCGGCACCACCCCACTCACCAGCACTACCCCGCTGTGTGTTGTCCATTGGTACGCCGTTGATAACGATCAGCGGAGATCCAGCCGAGTTCATGCTGGGCATACCCCGCATCAGGATTTTAGCTGTTCCACCGGGGCCGCTGTTGGTACCTTTCACGTTCAGACCAGCCACCCGACCAGCCAGTGAGTTACCAATGTTCGTTTCACGCGCTTTCGTGAACTGAGAAGCATCAACTGTCGTCACGGCGTAACCAATCTTACGGGCGTCTTTCGACACACCAAGGGCCGTTACAACAACTTCGTTCAGCGTCGCGTCACCCGGATTAAGCTTAACGTTAATGACCGTTTTACTACCGACGATAATCTCCTCTTTATTGTAGCCGATGTAAGAAAACACCAGTACGTCTTCCGCACTGGTTACGTTAATCCGATAATTACCGTTGGCGTCAGTATTGGTACCCTTACTGGTTCCTTTCACCGTTACTGTCGCGCCAGCTAGTTCGTTTCCCTTCTCGTCCTGCACCTTACCAGTGATAACCTGGTCTGCGGCAAACGATGATACGGTCAGGAACAGTAACGTTCCCAACACAAGCAAAGCCCTTGAAAAGGTCCTTTGTAGCATTAATTTCATAGATTTTAGTTGATTAGTTTTGTGCAAATTCGCTTGAACTTACTAGGAGGACCGAAGACTGCATTATTTGACTTGTTTGCGCGAAGTGTTCTGCATTCTACTAAAAGTCATATTCAACATATCATCGGGTATGCTGTTTCATTTTGCTGGTTGTTAGGTTGATCTACCTATTTTCTACTTCACAGTTGCGTTGAGAAACAGATGATTAACGTACGCGTATTTACTCGACAGCACTACATTATTTTGCTCTCGTAAAATTTAACACAAATATATTCTTCTTTATTAAATTATTTTAGAATTATAACGGCTTTTCAAGAATAACTTTTGTGATCTTATTATCCGTGTTAACAAAAACGCTGTTTGCAAGTAAAACACGGAATTATCCTATAATACAAAACTCGCTCGAAAGCCCACACAAAGCTAATTAGTGAGTTTATAGAGTGTGATATGCATTTAATACTACCTTTCAATTAACAGTGCAGACAGTTTAACCAAGTAACCTGTTCATACTAGTTATAAACGCAACGAGCCGGTCAGCTTTTAGCTAACCGGCTCGGCTAATTCATCAGGTGGCACCTACCTACTCTCCCGCTTGTGACAGCAGTACCATCGGCAGTACGGGGCTTAACGACTCTGTGCGGAATGGATAGAGGTGTTCACCCGCCTTACCAGCACCAACCTGTTGACCCTTTCGAGATTCACCCCATTGGGCAATCTCAATATCGTTTCTTTGATACCAGCAGAGAAAAACGTTTGTAGAACAATTCGTATATCACACACAAACCATAACCAGATTCGGACTGATTAGTCAAACTACGCGTCCGGGGCCATTAGTACGGCTCAGCTCCATGCATCTCTGCACCTCCACCTGCCGCCTATCAACGTCGTCGTCTCCAACGCCCCTTTATACCGGAACATTCATCTCGGGGCCAGTTTCGCACTTAGATGCCTTCAGCGCTTATCTTAACCCAACGTAGCTACTCGGCCGTGCCTGCGGCCAGACAACCGATCCGCCAGCGGTTGGTCCATCCCGGTCCTCTCGTACTAAGGACAGACCCCCTCAATATTCCAACGCCCACCACAGATAGGGACCGAACTGTCTCACGACGTTCTGAACCCAGCTCGCGTGCCACTTTAATCGGCGAACAGCCGAACCCTTGGAACCTTCTCCAGCCCCAGGATGTGACGAGCCGACATCGAGGTGCCAAACCTCCCCGTCGATGTGAGCTCTTGGGGGAGATCAGCCTGTTATCCCCGGCGTACCTTTTATCCTTTGAGCGATAGCCCTTCCATGCGGAACTACCGGATCACTATACCCGACTTTCGTCCCAGATCGGCCTGTGTGCCTCACTGTCAAGCTGGCTTCTGCTATTGCACTCCCCTACCGATTACCGTCCGGTATGAGCCAACCTTGGGAAACCTCCGTTACCCTTTCGGAGGTGACCACCCCAGTCAAACTACCCACCA is part of the Spirosoma rhododendri genome and encodes:
- a CDS encoding SusC/RagA family TonB-linked outer membrane protein codes for the protein MKLMLQRTFSRALLVLGTLLFLTVSSFAADQVITGKVQDEKGNELAGATVTVKGTSKGTNTDANGNYRINVTSAEDVLVFSYIGYNKEEIIVGSKTVINVKLNPGDATLNEVVVTALGVSKDARKIGYAVTTVDASQFTKARETNIGNSLAGRVAGLNVKGTNSGPGGTAKILMRGMPSMNSAGSPLIVINGVPMDNTQRGSAGEWGGADGGDGLGNLNPDDIETMTVLKGQSASALYGARASNGVILVTTKKGKKGDFAVDYNMNLTTDQPLNYTDFQYQYGQGQYGQKPTTVDAAQQSGRYSWGAKLDGTNVIQFDGNQYPYVAQRNNIKNFYRMGSNFTNTVSVTKGGDNGSFRLSLSNLSSQAIIDNSGLGRKTINLTADQNITSKLSFSVLANYIDERVKNKPILSDGPMNANNGLLLATNIDERILAPGFNPTTGREIVFSDDNYVTNPYFVTNQFVNNVDRKRIISMVSTKYQFAEWIYAQARVGYDNSNDRIFKVTPWGTAYSISSNPKGQGGLDELSNAQRTELNVDGLLGINKSITSDISVNAILGGNIRKNSYEKIGINGSPFVLPYLYSYNNVVNYNRTYDVANTQVNSAYYNVDLAYKTFLTLSTTGRYDAYSTLPSANRAIFTPSVTGALVFSDLVNVPKLSFGKLRASYAMTSGEPTTAYGTSIYYGVGNSINGVATGNFTDRLPNLFLKPFTKTELELGLELRFFGNRLGFDVAYYTQETHNEIMPANYSWSTGYSSGVVGTGSVQNRGLELQINGTPVRNSKLTWNTSFNLTSVHNKVLHTDANDNTINLGQNRATLGNAVTAFVVGQAGPQIRAYDYQYSSNGQIVVDQSGLPVRGNLINMGTVLPTLYGGLNNEFILGGFNLAFLVDYNYGNKILSATENYAYRRGLHQATLVGREGGITTGVTSDGAANTKAANAQDYYTALANNVTKVSVVDGDFIKMRQLTFGYSLPTRLLEKVPLIRAVNISLVGRNLFYFMKKTTNIDPEASFGSNLTYSGIEGGNLPATRNYGVNLNIKFK